A stretch of Sphingomicrobium flavum DNA encodes these proteins:
- a CDS encoding F0F1 ATP synthase subunit delta, with product MDNSGGIRASLAGRYASALFDLARDENQIDTVAANLDSLGAALTQSDELKALIACPALGNDDAVRAVKGMAKAFSLDRLTANFLGVLANNGRLDQLGAAVTAFGTLVAAHRGEASASVTTAHPLSAAQLDALKAKLSARMGRDVAVETTVDPDILGGIKVQMGSQLIDASVKTKLNTLAQAMKG from the coding sequence GTGGATAATTCCGGCGGTATCCGGGCGAGCTTGGCGGGGCGTTATGCCTCGGCCCTGTTCGACCTGGCGAGAGACGAAAATCAGATCGACACGGTAGCCGCGAATCTCGATTCGCTGGGCGCCGCACTGACGCAATCGGATGAGCTGAAGGCGCTGATCGCCTGCCCGGCGCTGGGCAATGACGATGCCGTGCGCGCGGTGAAGGGCATGGCCAAGGCCTTCTCGCTCGATCGCCTGACCGCCAATTTCCTGGGCGTGCTGGCCAATAATGGCCGCCTCGACCAGCTCGGCGCCGCGGTCACCGCTTTTGGCACGCTGGTCGCCGCGCATCGCGGTGAAGCCAGCGCCAGCGTCACCACCGCCCATCCCCTGAGCGCTGCGCAGCTCGATGCGCTCAAGGCCAAGCTTTCGGCCCGCATGGGCCGCGACGTCGCCGTGGAAACCACGGTCGATCCCGACATCCTCGGTGGCATCAAGGTTCAGATGGGCAGCCAGCTCATCGATGCTTCCGTCAAAACCAAACTCAACACCCTCGCCCAGGCGATGAAAGGCTAA
- a CDS encoding alpha/beta hydrolase, producing MSRPARILRLTLVGLTLSIALVLIMLFALQRQMIYPGTGPDDGSWAAPPPGYQTVTLRTSDGLALNALYRAPEDDAKTLLFFHGNGDSALNSSISFEPVLARGQGALMVSYRGYAGNPGTPGEDGLYADGEAGLDFLRAQGIADSQIVVGGFSLGTGIASHVATKGDFAGLLLAAPFSALVDVAGEHFPFLPTGMIIRDRYLTRDRLTDSKAPLLIVHGEKDGIIPVAHGRRLAALRPDATFATFAAAGHNDIGHHSMETVRDWFQGL from the coding sequence ATGTCCCGCCCCGCCCGAATCCTGCGCCTGACGCTGGTCGGCCTGACCCTCTCGATCGCATTGGTCCTCATCATGCTCTTCGCCCTGCAACGCCAGATGATCTATCCCGGTACCGGCCCCGACGATGGCAGTTGGGCCGCCCCGCCGCCGGGCTATCAGACAGTGACATTGCGCACCTCCGACGGGCTGGCGCTCAACGCGCTTTACCGCGCGCCTGAGGACGATGCGAAGACGCTGCTCTTCTTCCACGGCAATGGCGATAGCGCGCTCAACAGTTCGATCAGTTTCGAACCGGTGCTGGCCAGGGGGCAGGGGGCGCTGATGGTCTCCTACCGCGGCTATGCCGGCAATCCCGGCACGCCCGGCGAGGATGGCCTCTATGCCGATGGCGAAGCGGGGCTCGATTTCCTGCGCGCCCAAGGCATTGCCGACAGCCAGATCGTCGTCGGGGGCTTTTCGCTCGGCACCGGCATCGCCAGCCATGTCGCGACCAAGGGCGATTTTGCCGGCCTGCTGCTCGCCGCGCCCTTCAGCGCGTTGGTCGATGTCGCGGGCGAACATTTTCCCTTCCTGCCGACCGGCATGATCATCCGCGACCGCTATCTCACCCGCGACCGCCTGACCGACAGCAAGGCTCCGCTCCTGATCGTCCATGGCGAAAAAGACGGCATCATTCCGGTCGCCCATGGCCGCCGCCTTGCCGCGCTCCGGCCCGATGCGACCTTCGCCACCTTTGCGGCTGCCGGTCACAACGATATCGGCCACCATTCGATGGAAACGGTCCGCGACTGGTTCCAGGGGCTATAA
- a CDS encoding glutathione S-transferase has product MKADDLRLEDCHNRVCPWSGDPVQADSLTLYRGKVVGFCNPGCRDKFETATTMFDAAIGGQG; this is encoded by the coding sequence ATGAAAGCCGACGATCTTCGCCTTGAAGATTGTCACAACCGGGTCTGCCCCTGGTCGGGCGACCCGGTACAGGCCGACAGCCTGACGCTCTACAGGGGCAAGGTCGTCGGTTTCTGCAACCCGGGCTGCCGGGACAAATTTGAGACCGCCACGACGATGTTCGACGCGGCGATCGGAGGACAAGGGTAA
- a CDS encoding glycosyltransferase family 2 protein translates to MKLLTLVVPIYNEQETVRPFVERIEEVWPQIASAMGKGATLEILFVNDGSSDLSRDVIANLKSDVARLRLVNLSRNFGKEAALSAGLHHACGDIVVPIDVDLQDPPEVIAEMVERWKSGAKVVNGRRTDRSHDGWFKRKSASAFYSLFERLADHPVHRDVGDFRLMDRDAVHVINQLSEQSRFNKGLFSWIGFEVDTVEYKRPERFAGETKWKLRKLWSLAIDGITSTTTLPLRVWTYLGAVIAFGAFIYAAFLIGYTIVEGRDVPGYASIMVAVLLLGGLNLLSLGLIGEYLGRVAVQVRGRPLYVVESIEEIDAGA, encoded by the coding sequence ATGAAGCTGCTTACCTTAGTTGTCCCGATTTATAACGAGCAGGAAACCGTGCGACCATTCGTCGAACGTATCGAGGAGGTTTGGCCACAAATTGCCAGCGCCATGGGCAAGGGGGCGACGCTGGAGATCCTGTTCGTCAACGACGGTAGCAGCGATCTCTCGCGCGATGTCATTGCCAATCTGAAGAGCGACGTGGCACGATTGCGGCTGGTCAACCTGTCGCGCAATTTCGGCAAGGAGGCGGCGCTTTCAGCAGGGCTGCATCATGCTTGTGGCGATATTGTCGTGCCAATCGATGTCGACCTGCAAGACCCGCCGGAAGTGATTGCGGAGATGGTAGAGCGATGGAAGTCCGGGGCGAAGGTCGTCAACGGGCGACGCACCGACCGGTCGCATGATGGCTGGTTCAAGCGCAAATCGGCTAGCGCTTTCTATTCTCTGTTCGAACGGCTGGCCGACCATCCGGTACACCGCGATGTCGGCGATTTCCGCTTGATGGATCGTGATGCCGTGCATGTCATCAATCAGTTGAGCGAACAGAGCCGTTTCAACAAGGGTCTATTCTCCTGGATCGGATTTGAGGTCGATACGGTGGAATATAAGCGCCCAGAGCGATTCGCCGGGGAGACCAAATGGAAGCTGCGCAAACTTTGGTCTCTCGCCATTGACGGCATTACGTCAACGACGACGTTGCCGCTGCGCGTGTGGACTTATCTTGGCGCCGTCATTGCTTTTGGCGCCTTCATTTATGCGGCTTTCCTGATCGGATACACGATCGTCGAAGGACGCGATGTCCCCGGCTACGCATCGATCATGGTGGCCGTATTGCTGCTTGGCGGGCTTAACCTCCTCAGCCTCGGCCTCATCGGTGAATATCTTGGCCGGGTCGCGGTGCAGGTGCGCGGGCGCCCGCTTTATGTCGTCGAATCGATCGAGGAGATTGACGCTGGAGCGTGA
- a CDS encoding ATP synthase F1 subunit epsilon produces the protein MLKFELVTPEKLVRSDEAHMVVVPGVEGQFGVMEGHAPFMTTLKDGAIDIYKTPGGEPESVQVSGGFAEVGDNGLTILAESVEG, from the coding sequence ATGCTGAAGTTCGAACTGGTGACCCCGGAAAAGCTCGTCCGCTCGGACGAAGCCCACATGGTCGTCGTGCCCGGTGTCGAAGGCCAATTCGGCGTCATGGAAGGCCATGCGCCCTTCATGACCACCCTGAAAGACGGCGCCATCGACATCTACAAGACCCCCGGCGGCGAACCCGAAAGCGTGCAAGTGTCGGGCGGCTTCGCCGAAGTCGGCGACAACGGCCTCACGATCCTCGCGGAGAGCGTTGAGGGTTAA
- a CDS encoding glycosyltransferase family 2 protein, with translation MKLIIQIPCFNEADHLPETVAALPRQIDGISAIEYLVIDDGSADDSSAAARAAGVHHVVRHRTNRGLAAAFATGIKQALAEGADIIVNTDADNQYDARDIEALVRPIIDGQADVVIGDRGVADNAHFGFFKKKLQKLGSAVVRKMAGVHITDAVSGFRAMSRSAAQRINITSDFSYTTEMLIQMGRQRQAVHSVPVRTNGPVRPSRLFKSIPQFISQTAGTIIRTWTMYYPLRAFVIAGTFVSLIGMIPILRFLYYYIQGDGGGRIQSLVIGGVLLILGVIAMMLGAVADLIARNRRLLEQTLERVRELEEQRHDAMLASVVPKEKSDA, from the coding sequence TTGAAACTGATTATCCAGATTCCCTGCTTCAATGAAGCCGACCATCTGCCGGAAACGGTGGCCGCCCTGCCGCGCCAAATCGACGGCATCAGTGCCATCGAATATCTGGTCATCGACGATGGCAGCGCGGACGACAGCTCGGCTGCGGCGCGCGCGGCGGGCGTCCATCATGTCGTTCGCCATCGCACCAATCGCGGGCTGGCTGCAGCCTTTGCCACCGGGATCAAGCAGGCGCTGGCTGAGGGCGCGGACATTATCGTCAACACCGATGCCGACAATCAGTATGACGCGCGCGATATCGAGGCGCTGGTCAGGCCGATCATCGATGGTCAGGCCGATGTCGTGATCGGCGATCGCGGCGTGGCCGACAATGCCCATTTCGGCTTCTTCAAGAAGAAGCTGCAAAAACTCGGCAGCGCGGTGGTCCGCAAGATGGCAGGCGTTCACATCACCGACGCGGTGAGCGGTTTCCGCGCGATGAGCCGTTCCGCCGCCCAGCGCATCAACATCACCTCGGACTTTTCCTACACGACCGAGATGCTGATCCAGATGGGTCGCCAGCGCCAGGCCGTGCATAGCGTGCCGGTCCGCACCAACGGCCCGGTTCGCCCCTCGCGGCTGTTCAAGTCGATCCCCCAGTTCATCAGTCAGACGGCAGGCACGATCATCCGCACCTGGACGATGTACTATCCGCTGCGCGCCTTTGTGATTGCGGGGACCTTTGTCAGCCTGATCGGCATGATCCCGATCCTGCGCTTCCTATACTATTACATCCAGGGTGATGGCGGCGGGCGGATCCAGTCGCTGGTGATCGGCGGCGTGCTGCTGATCCTCGGCGTGATTGCCATGATGCTGGGCGCGGTCGCCGACCTCATCGCCCGCAACCGCCGCCTGCTCGAGCAGACGCTGGAAAGAGTACGCGAATTGGAGGAGCAAAGGCACGACGCCATGCTCGCCAGCGTTGTTCCGAAAGAGAAATCAGATGCTTAG
- the atpA gene encoding F0F1 ATP synthase subunit alpha, whose protein sequence is MDIRAAEISRVIRDEIKNFDADAQVTEIGSVLSVGDGIARVHGLDNVQAGEMVQFESGVQGMALNLEHDNVGVVIFGSDREVSEGSTVKRTGTIVDVPVGKGLLGRVVDALGNPIDGKGPIEATERSRVEVKAPGIIPRKSVHEPVQTGLKALDALVPVGRGQRELIIGDRQTGKSAVAIDTFINQKNVNAGGDESEKLYCIYVAVGQKRSTVAQLVKTLEENGAMEYSIIVASTASEPAPLQFLAPYTGCAMGEYFRDNGMHACIVYDDLSKQAVAYRQMSLLLRRPPGREAYPGDVFYLHSRLLERAAKMNEDNGSGSLTALPIIETQAGDVSAYIPTNVISITDGQIFLETDLFYQGIRPAISVGLSVSRVGGAAQTKAMKKVAGSIKLELAQYREMAAFAQFGSDLDASTQKLLARGARLTELLKQPQFQPMPVEDQVVSIFAGTNGFIDTVAVEDVTRYEAAMLSFMKAEHQDILKTIRETKKLEDDTAAKLKDALGAFAKQFA, encoded by the coding sequence ATGGATATCCGCGCCGCAGAAATTTCCCGCGTCATTCGCGACGAAATCAAGAATTTCGACGCCGACGCCCAGGTCACCGAAATCGGCAGCGTGCTGTCGGTCGGCGACGGCATCGCCCGCGTCCACGGTCTCGACAATGTGCAGGCCGGTGAAATGGTCCAGTTCGAAAGCGGCGTGCAGGGCATGGCGCTGAACCTGGAACATGACAATGTCGGCGTCGTCATCTTCGGTTCCGACCGTGAAGTGAGCGAAGGTTCGACCGTCAAGCGCACCGGCACCATCGTGGACGTTCCCGTCGGCAAGGGCCTGTTGGGCCGCGTCGTCGACGCGCTCGGCAACCCGATCGACGGCAAGGGCCCGATTGAGGCGACCGAACGCAGCCGCGTTGAAGTGAAAGCCCCGGGCATCATCCCGAGGAAGTCGGTGCACGAGCCCGTGCAAACCGGCCTTAAGGCTCTCGACGCCCTCGTCCCCGTCGGCCGCGGCCAGCGCGAACTGATCATCGGTGACCGCCAGACCGGCAAGTCGGCCGTCGCCATCGACACCTTCATCAACCAGAAGAATGTCAACGCTGGCGGTGATGAGAGCGAAAAGCTTTACTGCATCTACGTCGCCGTCGGCCAGAAGCGCTCGACCGTTGCGCAGCTGGTCAAGACGCTCGAAGAAAATGGCGCGATGGAATATTCCATCATCGTCGCATCGACCGCTTCGGAACCGGCCCCGCTGCAGTTCCTCGCGCCCTATACCGGCTGCGCCATGGGCGAATATTTCCGCGACAATGGCATGCACGCCTGCATCGTCTATGACGATCTGTCCAAACAGGCCGTCGCCTATCGCCAGATGTCGCTGCTGCTGCGCCGCCCGCCGGGCCGCGAAGCCTATCCGGGCGACGTTTTCTACCTGCATTCTCGCTTGCTCGAGCGTGCGGCCAAGATGAACGAAGATAATGGCTCGGGCTCGCTGACCGCGCTTCCGATCATCGAAACGCAGGCCGGCGACGTGTCGGCCTACATTCCGACCAACGTGATTTCGATCACTGACGGCCAGATCTTCCTTGAAACCGACCTCTTCTACCAGGGCATCCGCCCGGCCATTTCGGTCGGTCTGTCGGTCAGCCGCGTTGGCGGTGCCGCCCAGACCAAGGCAATGAAGAAGGTTGCCGGCTCGATCAAGCTGGAGCTGGCCCAGTATCGCGAAATGGCCGCATTCGCCCAGTTCGGTTCGGATCTCGACGCCTCGACCCAGAAGCTGCTGGCCCGCGGTGCGCGCCTGACCGAGCTTCTGAAGCAGCCGCAGTTCCAGCCGATGCCGGTCGAAGACCAGGTCGTCTCGATCTTCGCGGGCACTAACGGCTTCATCGACACGGTCGCCGTGGAAGATGTCACCCGCTACGAAGCGGCGATGCTGAGCTTCATGAAGGCCGAGCATCAGGACATTCTGAAGACCATCCGCGAGACCAAGAAGCTCGAGGATGACACCGCTGCGAAGCTGAAGGACGCGCTCGGCGCGTTCGCCAAGCAGTTCGCTTAA
- a CDS encoding class I SAM-dependent methyltransferase, with translation MLRKLFQKIRAINFRSGDYWENRYRRGGNSGAGSYGRLAMFKAHTLNQFVKENDIQSVIEFGSGDGAQLTHAKYPQYVGIDVSETAIGITRSKFAQDDSKAFYTQLPDGTTADLTMSLDVIYHLIEDEVFERYMTDLFKASRRFVAIYSSNQDKRLTAHVRHRRFTDWISTYWPQAQLLKKVENPFPEDKGDQENTSFADFYFYAL, from the coding sequence ATGCTTAGGAAGTTATTCCAGAAAATCCGTGCGATCAATTTCAGGTCGGGCGATTATTGGGAGAACCGCTATCGTCGTGGAGGAAACTCCGGCGCAGGCTCTTACGGCCGCCTTGCGATGTTCAAAGCGCACACGCTTAATCAGTTCGTGAAGGAGAACGATATTCAATCGGTGATTGAATTCGGATCCGGTGACGGCGCACAGCTAACGCATGCGAAATATCCGCAATATGTCGGTATCGATGTCAGCGAAACAGCCATTGGGATTACCCGCAGCAAGTTTGCACAGGACGATTCAAAGGCGTTTTACACACAGCTTCCTGATGGAACGACCGCAGATCTTACAATGTCGCTCGACGTTATTTACCACCTCATCGAAGATGAGGTCTTTGAACGATACATGACCGACCTGTTTAAAGCTTCTCGCAGGTTCGTCGCGATCTATTCGAGCAACCAGGACAAGAGACTTACCGCGCACGTACGTCACCGTCGGTTTACGGATTGGATATCGACTTACTGGCCACAGGCGCAATTGTTGAAGAAGGTCGAAAATCCTTTCCCGGAAGACAAGGGCGACCAAGAAAATACGTCCTTTGCCGATTTCTATTTTTACGCCCTGTGA
- a CDS encoding class I SAM-dependent methyltransferase, translating into MTLEREIYDAMDASEERHWWFEGRRAVLKALIEAQVRPGADARILDAGCGTGGNLPFLQQFGAIEACEYDADARAAAARKSGLTIHPARLPDDLSQVGDSYDLITLLDVLEHLEDDAASLSALKERLAPGGKILLTVPSQPWMWSDHDVKHHHFRRYTPQTLRAAFEKAGMKVDRMGYMNSLLFPLAMVQRAAGKFSKKAANAGDMPPGWLNGPLKAIFALEGKLVNRVKLPPGLSLYAVARA; encoded by the coding sequence TTGACGCTGGAGCGTGAAATCTATGACGCCATGGATGCGAGTGAAGAGCGTCACTGGTGGTTCGAAGGCCGGCGCGCCGTGCTCAAGGCGCTGATCGAGGCGCAGGTGCGGCCGGGAGCCGATGCGCGGATCCTGGATGCAGGTTGCGGGACGGGGGGCAACCTGCCCTTCCTTCAGCAATTCGGGGCGATCGAGGCGTGCGAATATGATGCCGATGCACGGGCCGCTGCGGCGAGGAAATCGGGCCTCACCATCCATCCTGCCCGCTTGCCCGACGATCTTTCGCAGGTCGGCGATAGTTATGACCTGATCACCTTGCTCGATGTACTGGAGCACCTCGAGGACGACGCCGCCTCGCTGTCGGCCCTCAAGGAGCGGCTGGCGCCCGGGGGCAAAATCCTGCTGACCGTGCCGTCACAGCCGTGGATGTGGTCCGATCATGACGTGAAGCATCATCATTTTCGGCGCTACACACCGCAAACCCTACGCGCCGCCTTCGAGAAAGCTGGCATGAAGGTCGACCGAATGGGCTATATGAATTCGCTGCTCTTCCCGCTCGCCATGGTGCAGCGGGCAGCAGGCAAATTCTCGAAAAAGGCAGCCAATGCAGGCGACATGCCGCCCGGCTGGCTCAACGGTCCGCTCAAGGCGATCTTCGCGCTTGAGGGCAAGCTGGTAAACCGGGTGAAGCTGCCGCCGGGCCTGTCGCTTTACGCGGTGGCACGCGCTTAA
- a CDS encoding F0F1 ATP synthase subunit gamma: protein MASLKDLKVRINSVKSTQKITKAMKMVAAAKLRRATERAEAGRPYATRLSDVVSSLASRITVGPQSPKLIAGTGKDETHLIIVATADKGLAGAFSTNIVKAARAKAESLEAHGKSVYFYVVGRKSKAILNRVFPGKIIGEYDTMAVKNPGYEHAQAVADDIIDRYESGRFDVAHLAYAEFKSTLSQVPQVDQIIPVVPAALEETKGASAAVEYEPGEEEILEALLPKNVAIQIFRAMLENQAGFYGSQMTAMDNATRNAGDMINRLTIKYNRQRQAAITTELVEIISGAEAL from the coding sequence ATGGCCAGCCTGAAAGACCTCAAGGTACGGATCAACTCGGTCAAATCGACCCAGAAGATCACCAAGGCGATGAAGATGGTCGCCGCGGCCAAGCTGCGCCGCGCGACCGAGCGCGCCGAGGCTGGCCGTCCCTATGCGACGCGCCTCAGCGACGTCGTCTCCAGCCTGGCGAGCCGCATCACCGTCGGCCCGCAAAGCCCCAAGCTGATTGCCGGCACGGGCAAGGATGAGACGCACCTGATCATCGTCGCCACCGCCGACAAGGGCCTGGCCGGCGCTTTCTCGACCAACATCGTGAAGGCCGCGCGCGCCAAGGCGGAAAGCCTCGAAGCCCATGGCAAGAGCGTCTATTTCTATGTCGTGGGCCGCAAGTCCAAGGCGATCCTGAACCGCGTCTTCCCGGGCAAGATCATCGGCGAATATGACACGATGGCGGTCAAGAATCCGGGCTATGAACATGCCCAGGCCGTCGCCGACGACATTATCGACCGTTATGAAAGCGGCCGCTTCGACGTTGCTCACCTCGCTTATGCCGAATTCAAGTCGACGCTGAGCCAGGTGCCGCAGGTCGACCAGATCATCCCGGTCGTCCCGGCTGCGCTGGAAGAAACCAAGGGCGCATCGGCAGCGGTCGAATATGAGCCGGGCGAGGAAGAAATCCTCGAGGCGCTGCTGCCCAAGAATGTCGCCATCCAGATTTTCCGCGCCATGCTGGAAAACCAGGCCGGCTTCTATGGCAGCCAGATGACCGCGATGGACAATGCGACCCGCAATGCGGGCGACATGATCAATCGCCTCACCATCAAATATAATCGCCAGCGCCAGGCGGCGATCACCACCGAACTCGTTGAAATCATCTCGGGCGCTGAAGCGCTCTAA
- a CDS encoding GNAT family N-acetyltransferase encodes MQSGWQLFEGELDAADVAGLLALHFREMRAGSPPSACHVLERNHLRADDIRFFSLREAGGRLLGVGALKRRGHGEGEIKSMRTAPDALCRGVGRALLEGLVGAARGEGLRIVRLETGNSEQFAPANRLYRNYGFTPCGPFADYKPTDFTLFYELEL; translated from the coding sequence ATGCAATCTGGATGGCAGCTTTTCGAGGGCGAACTGGATGCGGCGGACGTCGCCGGGCTGCTGGCGCTGCATTTTCGCGAGATGCGGGCGGGATCGCCCCCATCGGCCTGCCATGTGCTCGAGCGCAATCATCTGCGCGCCGACGATATCCGTTTCTTCAGCCTGCGCGAGGCGGGCGGGCGGCTGCTCGGCGTCGGCGCGCTCAAGCGTCGCGGCCATGGCGAAGGCGAGATCAAGTCGATGCGGACCGCACCCGACGCACTCTGCCGCGGGGTCGGGCGCGCACTGCTTGAAGGATTGGTAGGGGCGGCGCGCGGAGAGGGCTTGCGCATCGTGCGACTGGAAACCGGCAATAGCGAGCAATTTGCGCCCGCCAACCGGCTGTATCGCAACTATGGCTTCACGCCGTGCGGTCCTTTTGCCGATTATAAGCCGACCGATTTCACCCTATTCTACGAGCTCGAATTATAG
- a CDS encoding glycosyltransferase, with the protein MIADILPIRLRQTLRAIINTPRVMSARRAAMQPLRPDARPHGLDGELIVSLTSYPARYDSLHLTLRSLLQQSIRPDRLILWLAHGDIAALSKAVTTLSSAGLQIEATDDIRSFKKLVPSLERFPEATIVTADDDLYYPPDWLRTLVNAAADAGKGMIQCHRAHRLGVDHDGKILSYAERQNDVADAAARSASHDLLFTTGAGTLFPARSLAPIVTDRSMFMRLCPHGDDLWFSWCAALAGTPVRKVGDRFRLVSWPGSGNDSLWQANERGRNDEMIAALQREFGPGLPRPA; encoded by the coding sequence ATGATTGCCGACATCCTGCCCATCCGCCTTCGGCAAACGCTGCGTGCGATCATCAACACGCCGCGCGTAATGTCGGCGCGCCGCGCTGCGATGCAGCCTCTTCGTCCGGATGCACGCCCGCACGGACTCGACGGCGAACTGATCGTCTCGCTCACATCCTATCCGGCGCGCTATGACAGCCTGCATCTGACGCTACGTTCGCTCCTGCAGCAGTCGATCCGGCCCGACCGGTTGATCCTTTGGCTGGCGCATGGTGACATCGCGGCCTTGTCAAAAGCCGTGACAACGCTTTCATCGGCAGGCCTACAGATCGAAGCCACCGATGACATCCGATCTTTCAAGAAGCTGGTGCCAAGCCTTGAGCGGTTTCCCGAGGCGACAATCGTGACCGCCGACGACGACCTCTATTATCCGCCCGATTGGCTGAGAACGCTGGTGAACGCTGCCGCCGACGCGGGCAAGGGGATGATCCAGTGCCATCGGGCCCATCGACTGGGTGTCGATCATGATGGCAAGATTCTTTCTTATGCCGAACGGCAAAATGACGTTGCCGACGCAGCGGCGCGGAGTGCTTCCCATGATCTGCTGTTTACCACCGGGGCAGGGACGTTGTTCCCCGCGCGCAGCCTTGCGCCGATCGTGACCGACAGGTCGATGTTCATGCGGCTCTGTCCGCACGGCGATGACCTCTGGTTCAGCTGGTGCGCAGCATTGGCCGGAACGCCGGTTCGCAAGGTTGGCGACCGGTTCCGGCTGGTAAGCTGGCCGGGAAGCGGCAATGACAGCTTGTGGCAGGCCAACGAACGCGGCCGCAACGATGAAATGATCGCGGCGTTGCAGCGCGAATTCGGACCCGGACTGCCGCGTCCGGCCTAG
- the atpD gene encoding F0F1 ATP synthase subunit beta, whose protein sequence is MATAKTKAQTGRIAQVIGAVVDVEFDGELPPILGALETDNNGNRLVLEVAQHLGENVVRTIAMDATEGLTRGQPVTATGSMIEMPVGPETLGRIMNVIGEPIDELGPIGAKKFAPIHAEAPAFIDQSTDAAILVTGIKVIDLLAPYAKGGKIGLFGGAGVGKTVLIQELINNIAKGHGGVSVFAGVGERTREGNDLYHEFLDAGVIAKDENGVATPKGSKVALVYGQMNEPPGARARVALSGLTQAEYFRDEEGQDVLFFVDNIFRFTQAGSEVSALLGRIPSAVGYQPTLSTDMGALQERITSTNKGSITSVQAIYVPADDLTDPAPATSFAHLDATTTLSRAISELGIYPAVDPLDSSSRVLEPRVVGEEHYRTARAVQEVLQKYKSLQDIIAILGMDELSEEDKLTVARARKIQRFLSQPFHVAEVFTGIPGQFVQLEDTIRSFKEVVEGKYDHLPEAAFYMVGGIEDAVAKAEKMAEDA, encoded by the coding sequence ATGGCCACCGCCAAGACCAAAGCCCAGACCGGCCGTATCGCCCAGGTGATCGGCGCCGTCGTCGACGTCGAATTTGACGGCGAATTGCCGCCGATCCTCGGCGCGCTGGAAACCGATAATAATGGCAACCGCCTCGTCCTCGAGGTCGCCCAGCATCTTGGTGAGAATGTCGTTCGCACCATCGCCATGGACGCGACCGAAGGCCTGACCCGCGGCCAGCCCGTCACCGCAACCGGCTCGATGATCGAAATGCCGGTCGGTCCGGAAACGCTCGGCCGTATCATGAACGTCATCGGTGAGCCGATCGACGAACTCGGCCCCATCGGCGCCAAGAAGTTCGCCCCGATCCACGCCGAAGCGCCGGCCTTCATCGACCAGTCGACCGACGCGGCCATCCTCGTCACCGGCATCAAGGTCATCGACCTTCTCGCCCCCTACGCCAAGGGCGGCAAGATCGGCCTGTTCGGCGGCGCCGGCGTGGGCAAGACCGTGCTCATTCAGGAACTGATCAACAACATCGCCAAGGGCCATGGTGGCGTGTCGGTCTTTGCGGGCGTCGGTGAACGCACCCGCGAAGGGAACGATCTCTATCACGAATTCCTCGACGCCGGCGTTATCGCCAAGGACGAGAATGGCGTGGCCACGCCCAAGGGCTCCAAGGTGGCGCTGGTCTATGGCCAGATGAACGAACCGCCGGGCGCGCGTGCCCGCGTGGCGCTTTCGGGCCTCACCCAGGCCGAATATTTCCGTGATGAAGAAGGCCAGGACGTGCTCTTCTTCGTCGACAACATCTTCCGCTTCACGCAGGCGGGTTCGGAAGTGTCGGCGCTGCTCGGCCGTATTCCTTCGGCCGTGGGCTACCAGCCGACCCTGTCGACCGACATGGGCGCGCTGCAGGAGCGCATCACCTCGACCAACAAGGGCTCGATCACCTCGGTCCAGGCCATTTACGTGCCGGCCGACGATTTGACCGACCCTGCACCGGCCACCTCCTTCGCCCACTTGGACGCCACCACCACGCTGAGCCGTGCGATTTCGGAACTGGGCATCTACCCGGCCGTCGATCCGCTCGACAGCTCGAGCCGCGTTCTGGAACCGCGCGTTGTCGGTGAAGAACATTATCGTACCGCCCGTGCGGTCCAGGAAGTGCTGCAGAAGTATAAGAGCCTGCAGGACATCATCGCCATTCTCGGCATGGACGAACTGAGCGAAGAAGATAAGCTGACCGTGGCCCGTGCCCGCAAGATCCAGCGCTTCCTGTCGCAGCCCTTCCACGTCGCCGAAGTCTTCACCGGTATCCCCGGCCAGTTCGTGCAGCTGGAAGACACGATCCGCTCCTTCAAGGAAGTGGTCGAAGGCAAGTATGACCATCTCCCCGAAGCGGCCTTCTACATGGTCGGCGGCATCGAAGACGCCGTCGCCAAGGCCGAAAAGATGGCGGAAGACGCCTAA